The DNA region ttcctgttctcTGTCGCTTAGAGGTAACCTGCTTTGTTGAGCTGCCCTCTGCAGCCCAGATGCATGCTttatgatttttgtttgttcaCAGTTGCACTTTGGTTGATGCTGTTTCTGCTCCTCTCTTTCTCCCGTCTCTCTCTTTGATTTCCTAAGACTGTTCCCATTGCAGTTTTATCATTCATCAAGGGTTGTTTCTGTGGGATGGCCATTGCGGTCAGTGTAGGGTGGGAGACACTGAACTTGTGGCCTCGTATCTCATTTCTAGGTTTCAGCGAGGAGAGCTTCCTCTCCCTGCTTGAGTTCTCCTACACCTCAACCCTGTCACTGAAGCTGGAGAATCTGGTGGAGGTCTCCACCATGGCGCGGCACTTTCGCATGTGGCCTGTGGTGGAGGCCTGTAGGGCGATCCAGAGAGAGCAAGCTCTGGATGCCTGCTCAGGGGGCTGCACGCCGGACTCGCCCAAGCCCCCGAGGGCCTTCACCAGCCCAAATGACATTGGCTCCCGGAAAGACGGCGTGCTTACTAAAAGGAAGAGGAAGTGCGGTGAGACTGAGGAGGGCGCAGCGGAGGAATCGGGACCTTTCGTTAAacgggtaacgcggagcagagGGCCACTCGACATCCTGGAATTACCCCAGGGTTCTGGGTCTGGGGGCAGTGAACGGACACTGAGAATCAGCGCAGATGGCAATGGCTTCCCCTGCACCCCCACCCGCAGGCTGAAGCTCATGGACTTCAAATCCCCATCCAATAAGAGGAAGACTCCCCCACTCCGTCTCCCCGCCAGTCAGCCTCCTGTGCGTGTCCTGCGCTCCTCTCCCGCATCAGGACAGCGGGCACCGCACCTCGAGGCCGACACAGTGACGGATGGAGGAGCCGCCAGCACCACCCTGCCTTCCCCCCGCTCCAGGAAGTATAAGCAGAGACTTTGTTTCCCGCAAGCCAGCCAAGAGGGCACCCCAGTCAAGCAGGAGCCccaggaggaggaggtgcagagcCCACGGACGCTGGAGAAGTACCGGCTTCTGAGCGTGCTGGGCCTGCAGAGGAAGTCCCTGCTGCCCAGCCCTGAGGAGCTCACCGGCTGGAGGCAGAAAAAGCGGCTGCGTAAGTTGAAAGTGGACAGCTACGCACTGACGACGCGCCGGAAACCGCGAGTCCCGGGCCTGGCGGGCGCCTTAAACTTGGAAGGAAGCGAGTCAAATGGCACTCTGCTGCAGCGTGTTATAAAGATGGAGCCCCCCGACCCAGTTAGCCTGGAGGACATGAGGCCTAGCAGCATAgaccgccccctggtggccactgGTGGGAATACCCAAGGGCCAGTCACCCTGCCAAAGCATAGTGAACTGAGGCGTTCTGTTAGGATCAAAGCCCCCGCCAGGAGCACGGAGCTGGGCTCCTTTGTGCAGATCAAGCCGGAATCAACAGCCCTTCCCCTTTTGCCCCCAAGTACTGCCACACGTAGCCAACGCAGGGGGCATCTTCCTGTGGAGCCCCTCTTCTCCTTGAAAGTGAAGAGGTCTGTGGTCAAGAGCTGCCCTGTGGACCCACGGAGCACCCGGGTGACCAGGAGGACAGTCAGGGATGCCCGGCATGGCAGGCGCCCTGCACCATCGAAGGCCAGGATAGGCCGGGACCGAGCACGCAGTCACAAGAGGAAAGAGGTGAAAGCCAGAGCAGTGGCACCCCATGTGGAAGCCCCGCGCAAAGCCGCCAGGCTGACAGATGGAGTGGCGAATGTCAGGAGTGTCCCTGGGACCAGCGGGCTCATCCAGCGGCCCCCGGCCGGTCTGCTGAGGGCTATCAAAGATGAGCCTGCCGACCCCGTGCCTGTCTGCATTCCCACTGTGCCGGAGCTGGGCAAACGGCAGAGCAAGCCCCcggtgaagctgctggatcccggCTTCCTCTTCACCTTCTGCAGGCCCATCGGTGCCAtcaagaaggaggaggaggaacgtGTGGACATCTGCTTGACGGGCTCCCTCAGCCAGCCGGTGAACCCCAGCAGCCCAGTGCGGCGCATCCGGAGCACGGCGGACATCGCTGGACGGACCAGGGGCGCCATCCGGGAGGCCCGTGCTGCACGCCGACGTGCCCGCAGCCTGAAGCAGGCCGAAATTAGCACTGCTGTGTCTCCATCCTTGCGGAGGCGCTCTGGGCCAGAGGGGTCGACCTTGAACGGCTTCCGCGGATCGTCTCTGGTGAGGCCAACGAGCACCAAGGGGAGAGGCGAACAACCAAAGGTGTGTACAAATGTGAagggtgtctgtgtgcgtgacgTGCCAGCAGTTTTTATTATTTCACGTTATTCATAACTTCCTGGCAAACAAACAGCCCTCAGACTGAGCTAAGGTGGTGATATTGCCGTCTTCTGCAATCCGCAGAAATGTCTCAGGCTGGCCCCCCTGCAGAGCCGGCGATCCGCGCTTCTGGACTCGATCCGGCGGGCTCGGCTCAAGCAGCTGCGGCAGGCACGTGGCCACGCCCCTGTGACATCACACACCTGCTTCCAGTGCAAGGTCACCTACAGGAACTGTGACGTGCTGATCATGCACCGCATCCGGCACATCGAGGGCAAGCACTGGCCCTGTCCCGTAAGCAGCCGCCACCCCCCCGTCTGCCTGCATCTCCATGCACCTTTCTTCCGGTCATTTCTGCTTCACCTTCTGACATATCTTCTGTCATCTCCCCACAGCTGTGCAGCAAGACCTTCTTCAGGCAGCGTAACGTTCAGAGCCACATCCGTACGCATGACCACAAACTCTACAAATGCCACCGCTGTCTGTCCGCCTCCTGATTGTCGGCCCCCAgccgaggggggcggggggggtgggggtgtctctCCGTATCCTGAGGATGATTTTTCATGCCtgggcaggttttttttttttttttttttttttttttttcctgcgtaACCAAAACTCAAGCTCACTAACCATTTGATCCGGCACTTTTTTGTTTCCTTGTAATGATTTAATCTCTGTTTTTCATTACCTACCTTACTGACAAAGGGCCTCTCGCAGGATATTTATCTCTTGCCACATTACTATGGACAGTTTCTGGAGTAAATTTTTGAATGAAATGATTGTAAATCTGCGTTGCCCGTCAGAGAAGACAGTAATGGTAAAATAATAGATGTAATTATTcttattgtaattattattgttgtaatTTAAATAAACAGACTAAAGATACTGTTTCGCCTTTGCCTTTAGGTCACTACAAAGGTTAAACTTGAACTGGTTATTTTGTCGTAGGGACTGTAGAAGATGGTCAGTATGAAATGGGTGGCCGCGGTCCCTGTTTTTTGTGGGCCAGTCCCAATTGCACTTGCACGCGATGCCGTGTCGTGTCTTTTGGTCGTCCGTGGTGAAATGGTGCAGATTTTTGCACCAGTCTAGAAATACTTGAAGGATGAACTTCAACCTGTGTGTGTTCTGTCTTCGCGTGTGATGGTGTCGGCGGGGAAAGAGAGAGCGCTTTAGCGCAAACCGAGACGTCAGCCATTTAAAGGGAAACTGGCGGGTCAAGCTACGGGAGTATGGTGGTTCGCTTTTTACATCGTAACTGAAACACAACCCTTTTCTTAAACTGAAACAGTTGTcgtttgcttttttttattatttaagagGCTCCATATTATTTAAATTGTAGCATTTATGGAGATTTTTAATATTTAGAATGTGGAGTTACAATATGGAAGCACCCTTTTAGATGTCTTAACTGTAAAGAGATGAAATTGAAATTTTAATAAATTTTGCATTTTACACACTGACTTGTATTTGGTGTCATTGGTGAGAGTTGGTAAATATAAATTGAAAAATTCAGTTACAATGACCTCATCATCCATCGTCCAACTGCTTATTCTGCTCAGGGTCGCAGGTcaaccatttacatttaaaaaaaaatggccaaaaATGGGTTACAGCTTGTGTCCACATGTAAAAGACCACGCTACCCATCTGGCAATGCGCTTAAATGACAACACCTTCTAACAAAGCGGTTTAGAGGAACCAGCACAGGCCAACAGAAGTAATGTGTAGCCTTTTCAAATGATATAAGCAAATAGCAGTATGAAGTGAGACTCTTTGGAGAACCTACAATATCTATGGACTGTACATCAacatacagaaaaataaaacacaattagAGGTTAAATACTGCCATATTTACAAGTGAGATTCCCAGAATCGTGTGTGGGGGGTTTAACTATGGGATAAGGCTGCGGTAAATCCATGTTTGGGCATTGACACATTCCTGCAGATGACTTGGTGGTGAAACCAGGTGTAGCAACATTCAGTCCTGATCAAACAGGTGTGTTtggttttcatttgatatattGGGGGTTTTTTATGTAAGTCTGCATCACTGAGGTGAAAGCTGCAGTTCAAAATGTAattcatgtttttaaataatgataACGTACGTGTCTCTCCCCTCCTCCAAACGTCCATTAAGGCTTGTCCTTGTGATGACATTCAACTAAGTCTTGTTCTACCCTTGTAACCTTTAAGTAGTTAGCCTTAAACGTCCACACCCATAAGAGTTGATAAAAGCCAGCTTTGCCCAAATGGGAGCTTTTGTGTCGTCATGAAGGCTGGGCCGCGGAGGTAAACATTTGCAGCGCCTGGTGCTATTTGTATCCGCGTCATATAACCTTCTTTTGCTCACCTGACGCTGATTTCAGCAGAAGATGACCAGCTTCCCAGTGCTCCTGTGTGGCTTTCTCTCCGCGGTCATCATGGCTACCGCAAGTCCAGCTCCACCAGTGGAGATTCAGAATGTGGACCCTAGTGATCCCGAGGTGCAAGCGTGTGTGAACTTTGCCTTGGAGAACTTCAACTACTTCAGCAAGGACCCAAATCTCTATGCCATCACCAAGTTCTACTCTGTGAAGAGACACGTGAGTCCAATGGGCTTCTCGGACACGTTCGTTATCACTTTGTTCTTTAACATCAAGATTTTGTCCAAAGTAACATTTTACCCATTTACACAATCTATATATCATCATGGCGCTATCCAGAACACACTGAACTTTAACTTGCAGTTAAACACGTAACAAATTAACTGCATGTTTACCAAGAACAGTAATGTGATTGTGAATATCAGCAATGGTTACAGTAGCCTTAATCTGAATCAATTGTGGCTTGTGAATCGCAACCGCGCAATGTCTACAGTAAGGCATAATGGTGAATTTGCACAACCAAATGGCTGAGAAGGTATTCGACAGACTCCGAGGAGAAATGCCAAGGGTTAAGCTCAGTCTATTGCTCTGTGTCCTCTTTGCCTTGACGATGTGTGTGAACCACAACTTCCGATGTTCAGGCGATTGGCGGGGGCCAATACCACATGGACGTGGAAGTAAGACGGACAAACGCCATTAAAGATCAGGTGAAGTACGAAGGGGACATTTCCTCTATATCTGAGCCTGAGGTACGCATATCCCCACAGTATCTCCTCTGGTTGCTGCCTTTTTTCCGGGCTTTCCGGGTGGCATTCTGATGCCCATGAAAGCTATCGAGCTGCAGATGCTATAATCCTGAGCCTTTTCAGTCAGTAGCACTCAGCAGTGTAGCGCATttctgttgtaaaatacagaggTAAATTCGCAGTGGTCACGTGGTACATTGTAGCGATATGTAACTGCATAGGTGTGTAAGGTTATAAAGTGATTCGTTCTTCTGGCTGACACCCAGACTCTCAAAAGGCATGTGTTGGCTTTGTTTGGACTGGCGGAGGTTGGTCTAGGTAAGAAACCATTGCATTGAATCTCCAACACAGATAAAAAGGAACATGTTGTTTATACCAGCATTGATCTGTACAAAGATGGGCTAAATCTTTTGTAATTATAGTCCTGTGAATATGAGTCCTGCAATCCAGCTGCACAATTCTAGAGCGGGGAAAGCTCTGGTTCTGCTGATGTTCTGCGTACTCCCACCTGGGAGGATGCTGAAATGTGAGGAGCACCCAGTGATTCTACCCCTTGGATTGGAATAGTGTGGCTGTTCGGGGGAGGGTTGCAGTCACTGTAGCGCCTCACTGGAACCTGTTACTGTAGCAACATACTGCTTGTAATCCTCAAAATTAAGCTGGGAGCTCTGGCTGGGGAGGCACAGGCAGACTAAATATCTCTGGGGCAAAATAGCAGAATGCCTCACGTGATTTTGGATAGCAGTAGCTACTGACCTGTGAAATGCTGTTATTgtagcgcacacacacacacgcacacacgtatgcacacacatgcgcacacacacacacacacgcacacacacacatgcacacacgcttATACACATGCACTTACATACATGCACgcatgcgtgcacacacacacacacacacacacatacacacacacacgtttgcatTCATATCTtcatggggaccgtccattcatttctatggggaaaaccctaatcccagctatgacaaccttaac from Brienomyrus brachyistius isolate T26 chromosome 1, BBRACH_0.4, whole genome shotgun sequence includes:
- the si:dkey-229b18.3 gene encoding zinc finger and BTB domain-containing protein 11 is translated as MAGDCTHNTKYVKDDDNLGSRHALVTKGEPAGGPDAADAVKESTSKDATLSPYFEVIDGVLYRKKLEKGYIHYREVLGKDRRLKAIATFHHKRAGKRHHTLEDTYRHVAENYWWEGMYFQIREYVTGCRECQMEQEGREMPASSLVSKTLTTHASDMLCKLKGQWEEGLFCDITLRTGSRSFSAHRAVLAAVSEYFQEVFVEMASSPSPQSDIDLTGFSEESFLSLLEFSYTSTLSLKLENLVEVSTMARHFRMWPVVEACRAIQREQALDACSGGCTPDSPKPPRAFTSPNDIGSRKDGVLTKRKRKCGETEEGAAEESGPFVKRVTRSRGPLDILELPQGSGSGGSERTLRISADGNGFPCTPTRRLKLMDFKSPSNKRKTPPLRLPASQPPVRVLRSSPASGQRAPHLEADTVTDGGAASTTLPSPRSRKYKQRLCFPQASQEGTPVKQEPQEEEVQSPRTLEKYRLLSVLGLQRKSLLPSPEELTGWRQKKRLRKLKVDSYALTTRRKPRVPGLAGALNLEGSESNGTLLQRVIKMEPPDPVSLEDMRPSSIDRPLVATGGNTQGPVTLPKHSELRRSVRIKAPARSTELGSFVQIKPESTALPLLPPSTATRSQRRGHLPVEPLFSLKVKRSVVKSCPVDPRSTRVTRRTVRDARHGRRPAPSKARIGRDRARSHKRKEVKARAVAPHVEAPRKAARLTDGVANVRSVPGTSGLIQRPPAGLLRAIKDEPADPVPVCIPTVPELGKRQSKPPVKLLDPGFLFTFCRPIGAIKKEEEERVDICLTGSLSQPVNPSSPVRRIRSTADIAGRTRGAIREARAARRRARSLKQAEISTAVSPSLRRRSGPEGSTLNGFRGSSLVRPTSTKGRGEQPKKCLRLAPLQSRRSALLDSIRRARLKQLRQARGHAPVTSHTCFQCKVTYRNCDVLIMHRIRHIEGKHWPCPLCSKTFFRQRNVQSHIRTHDHKLYKCHRCLSAS
- the LOC125747150 gene encoding cystatin-like, producing MTSFPVLLCGFLSAVIMATASPAPPVEIQNVDPSDPEVQACVNFALENFNYFSKDPNLYAITKFYSVKRHAIGGGQYHMDVEVRRTNAIKDQVKYEGDISSISEPEVFRCHFVVLSAPWKKQRVLLQSSCSPLTSSGLGML